The nucleotide window attaatttttattaaattttatcaaatataacaaCTATTTATACTCAAACTaatctttcatctttttttttataaaatattatctaagcCAAACAACCCTCAAAAGTTTTGTAAACTAATAAAATCCACCCTAAGAAATTGAGAGACGACATATATGAAAAATACCACTCTTTACcctatttgttaaatcaatatataaatatttgttaaatttgtattaattccCCCTGGTCGAGGTGTTACTATCTTCACAATCATAAAAAATCCCtgaaatattaaagaattaGAAACTTATAGGAATAAATAATTAGACAAAGGGAAAGGGCAATATAGTGTTTATAGAtagaataatcaaaattttttggatGTATTTATAACTTTTTGAAACTCTTGGATACACTAGTACTTTTATCATACCTTGAGGGGGAAATAGTCATAAACCACGTCACATTATAACATACACGCATACATCAATGCATCCatcatacatgcatacatgaaaATTGTAACTGCCAGTCTTCCCCACACACGTCACGCCTTTCTTCTATAAAAGCCTAACCaccatttctcttttcttaCAAATTTCTTATATCCACAGTTCTTCTTTCTCCCACCATGTCGACCCTCACTTGCTCCGTCTCTGACCTCGCTCCTCTTCTAGGAACCTCCTTCAATGAAACATCTGCCGCTGCCACCTATATCTGCTCCCGCTTTCAAACAATCAACAGCACTCTCTCCGACACTTCTTATGCCGTCAACACCACCTATCTCCTCTTCTCAGCCTACCTCGTCTTCTCCATGCAGCTGGGCTTTGCCATGCTCTGCGCCGGCTCCGTTCGCGCCAAAAACACCATGAACATCATGCTAACCAACGTCCTCGACGCTGCAGCCGGTGCCATCTCTTATTACCTCTTTGGCTTCGCCTTCGCCTTCGGCGCATCCTCTAATGGCTTCATTGGCCATCATTCCTTCGGCCTCGAAAATGTTCCTTCAAGCCAGACTGACTACAGCTTCTTTCTTTATCAGTGGGCTTTCGCCATAGCCGCTGCTGGAATTACCAGTGGCTCCATTGCTGAGAGGACCCAGTTCGTTGCTTATTTGATTTACTCCTCCTTTCTAACCGGGTTCGTTTACCCGATAGTTTCCCATTGGTTTTGGTCCACTGACGGGTGGGCCAGCGCCAACCGAACACATGACCTTTTATTCGGGTCGGGTGTCATCGATTTTGCCGGTTCGGGTGTAGTCCACATGGTCGGTGGGATCGCTGGGTTGTGGGGTGCTTTTATTGAAGGCCCAAGGATTGGTCGGTTTGACCGGTCAGGCCGGTCTGTGGCTTTACGTGGACATAGCGCATCGTTGGTTGTTCTCGGCTCCTTTTTGTTGTGGTTCGGATGGTATGGGTTTAACCCGGGTTCATTTTTAACTATATTAAAGAGTTATGGTGAGAGTGGAGGGTATTATGGACAATGGAGTGCCGTCGGGAGGACAGCTGTCACTACCACATTGGCTGGGTGCACAGCAGCTCTTACAACCTTGTTCGGTAAAAGACTGCTGGTGGGTCATTGGAATGTAACTGACGTTTGCAATGGTTTATTAGGGGGTTTTGCTGCAATCACCTCGGGGTGTTCAGTGGTAGAACCATGGGCTGCAATCATCTGCGGCTTTGTAGCAGCTTGGGTTTTGATAGGGTGCAACAAGCTCGCAGAGAAATTAAAGTACGACGATCCACTGGAGGCAGCCCAATTGCACGGTGGGTGCGGGTCATGGGGAATACTCTTCACGGGCCTATTTGCAAAGAAGGAATACGTGGATGAGGTGTATCCGGGGCTGCCAAGGAGGCCATTCGGGTTGTTCATGGGCGGTGGAGGGAGGCTCTTGGCTGCtcaaatcatacaaattttaGTAATATCGGGGTGGGTGTCGGCCACAATGGGCCCACTATTTTATCTGCTGcacaaaataaaactgttaagGATATCAAGCGAGGATGAGATGCAAGGGATGGACATGACGAGGCACGGAGGATTTGCATATGTGTATCATGATGAAGATGACCCATCAAATAAACCGACGTTCATGATGAAAAGAATTGAGCCTACCAATGAATCCGCAACACCTGAAATTTCTCCACCACCAACAAATCTGCACGTGtgataaaataaagagttaAAAAACACGTCGTATGATATCGTTTaagatttagggttttgtttagttttttatgGTAACTGAAAATGAACATACAGAGCAAGAAATGTGGTTTAAATTGAAAGTTGCATGTATTTTGGTGTGTTCTTGCATGCCTTACTTtcatgtataataattataaaagaataaataaaaaagaaaaagggttgattttaacattttaaatcaATGGCTGCCATTAATCATCAAAAAGATCTCTGGAGATGTTATTTTTACTGTTACTTGGAGTAGGAAATGCTTTCATCTAATGGAGTCGGGGAATGGGAAATTTGGCCCCATTGCCATTTCTAAGTTTTTACAtctaatatgtttaaaatattcttaaaaacatTCTTATTTTAACGAGATTATCCTCCTTAGAGAACACATTTAAGGAATGTAGACCTCTCTGaatgaagaaaacaatttttactGATATATGTCTCTTTGTAGAGATGTGAAGACCTTCTCATATGGGGATGTAAACCTTTTTAATCTAATCCTTTTTTAAGAAAAGTGGTACTCTTTTGAACCAATTGCAAGTGATCATTCTGGGGcaaattcattaatttgttgttatgtgaatgattttttattttctgttacCTATTAGCATTCTCATgtgtttgaaagaaaaaaaaattaataaaagaaaatacattGATAATGTCTatgaataatataaacaaatacatatatagAATCAACATGACTCCATTACTACTGGTTACAGATTAACCGAATTTCAATTCAGGTAAAGAACCTAATGCTCACATCTATCAATTTACATTATCAATACAGTGCCGTATTATGATCAGACAAGCAAATATCCAAGGGCTCTGCGTAGTGGAAGACAACATGACTCCTTAAGCAGAAATATGAAATCCATCAACCTTCTATCTTTTAAAGGAATTTATTCCCATATTCATTTGCCAACCTTAAGTACTGAGTGCTTATCTAAATCTTGAACAACTAGCTAGGTTGTGTTTTTCCACTGAGAAATGAAGAGTCTTAAAGCTTCCATATAAAGCAAATTATTTTGAATCTTAAAGCTTCCATATAAAGCAAAGACCGTAAAACACAAAgaattccttttcttgtcttcctttttttcaatattgtttttaataatgTATGTGTTTTATTGATTGGTGATCCCCTAAAAATCTGCTGGGACATACAGTGAAGTTGATAATGAAGAGTAGTTGGAACCCCATCACCCATATATCACATGGTGTTTTTCATTCAAAGTTCATTGCTCACCTATCAAAACTAATGCTGAGCCACCCAATTTGATGGTGCCAATTACCTGATGAGATACATTAATTGATAAGATAGCATTTAAGACTCCTCTCTTGGAATTGTTAGCAATGGCAATGcctctattatatgattggccTAAAAAAATTGAGGTGAATAAATTTAATTCCCAGTTTGCGGAAAATAGACCATGTAACAACTGGGTCAACTGTCACAATTGCTTTGAAAAGTCTTTCTAATAATCCCATTTGCAGACAAAATTATGAGCAATCAACAAAAGCCTGACAGTATTTTCTCCTAGTAATGTCaaaaaacttgtttttgttttcaagtaTAAACTATTAAGCCCTCTGCAACTTGAACCACACACAGCCTGAGTTTGTCACTATTTGATAGTCAGAAACAGCAACTATGATGGTCATGCTCGTAGTTTGATTGAGGGTTGTTCAGCTCCAGGAATGTAGAGATAAAGCTTGAGGGGCTCACaaaattcaaagataaaataattatagagcTTCTTGGTGCTCTTGCCCAAAAGATTTTCTTTCATACGATTCTATTACTTCCGAGGGGTGTGGCGCAACTGATGCAatacaaatttcttttatatatgtgGCAATGAGCTTCTTGTTGCTGATTTGTTTTCTGGCAATGTTTTTTTTCGTTTCTGGCctgttgtaaaaaaaaaaaaaaaaagcaagaaaattatgGTTCTTTTGTTTAGTAAGTATAAAAGTTCAAACAAACTCTAGCAAAGTTATTAAAATCCTTGATAAAAggtatttaataatttcttaatgaAACCTGCCAATGAGTTAAATACTAAACAATTTTacaaggaaaaattaaattactatatGTATTGTCTAAAGT belongs to Mangifera indica cultivar Alphonso chromosome 2, CATAS_Mindica_2.1, whole genome shotgun sequence and includes:
- the LOC123208680 gene encoding ammonium transporter 1 member 2-like, encoding MGQEEIVTPGEVLGKATEVKAGKGAYVAKHNGVVYASLTGFLRTVSPPPESPDQRPTMEVTGLKAHGAVPETGSVVIARITKVMARMASADIMCVGPKSVREKFTGTIRQQDVRASEIDKVDMHLSFRPGDIVRALVLSLGDARAYFLSTAKNELGVVSAESAAGGTMVPISWTEMQCPLTGQIEQRKVAKVENFLLSPTMSTLTCSVSDLAPLLGTSFNETSAAATYICSRFQTINSTLSDTSYAVNTTYLLFSAYLVFSMQLGFAMLCAGSVRAKNTMNIMLTNVLDAAAGAISYYLFGFAFAFGASSNGFIGHHSFGLENVPSSQTDYSFFLYQWAFAIAAAGITSGSIAERTQFVAYLIYSSFLTGFVYPIVSHWFWSTDGWASANRTHDLLFGSGVIDFAGSGVVHMVGGIAGLWGAFIEGPRIGRFDRSGRSVALRGHSASLVVLGSFLLWFGWYGFNPGSFLTILKSYGESGGYYGQWSAVGRTAVTTTLAGCTAALTTLFGKRLLVGHWNVTDVCNGLLGGFAAITSGCSVVEPWAAIICGFVAAWVLIGCNKLAEKLKYDDPLEAAQLHGGCGSWGILFTGLFAKKEYVDEVYPGLPRRPFGLFMGGGGRLLAAQIIQILVISGWVSATMGPLFYLLHKIKLLRISSEDEMQGMDMTRHGGFAYVYHDEDDPSNKPTFMMKRIEPTNESATPEISPPPTNLHV